A DNA window from Brassica napus cultivar Da-Ae chromosome C1, Da-Ae, whole genome shotgun sequence contains the following coding sequences:
- the LOC106377117 gene encoding BAHD acyltransferase At5g47980 yields the protein MKVETIKPSSTTPDDLRTLQLSIYDHFLPPIYTVAYLFYTKDELMISPEHTSHKLKTSLSETLTKFYPLAGRINGVTVDCNDEGAVFVDARVDNCSLSGFLASPDLNALQQLLPLDAVQNPYEAASTWPLLLVKATYFQCGGMAIGVCITHKIADAASMSTFIRTWSAEARGEAGNTVMDPKFSAANFYPPANDTYKLPVDEKANKRSSITKRFVFGASKLEELRTKATSPESADIPTRVESVTALLWKCFVFASSLDTCGRKVLIQLADLRSKLPSLLPESLIGNVMFSSVVLSTAQGEEVKIEEATRDLRKKREDLQTMIQDEDGSSSMIGSKLANLMLTNYARMSYETHEPYTVSSWCRLPLYEASFGWGYPVWVVGNVAPTFENIAMLIDSKDGHGIEAFVTLPEENMSSLEQNSELLAFASLNPCVLV from the coding sequence ATGAAGGTTGAAACCATAAAACCATCTTCCACAACCCCAGATGATCTCCGAACTCTCCAACTCTCTATCTATGATCACTTCCTCCCTCCCATTTACACAGTCGCCTATCTcttctacaccaaagatgagtTGATGATCTCACCAGAACACACTTCCCACAAACTCAAAACTTCTCTGTCCGAAACCTTGACCAAATTCTACCCCCTTGCCGGAAGAATCAACGGAGTCACTGTCGACTGTAACGACGAAGGAGCTGTTTTCGTCGACGCTCGTGTCGATAACTGTTCCCTCTCTGGTTTTCTCGCATCTCCAGATCTCAATGCCCTCCAACAGTTGCTTCCTCTAGACGCCGTCCAGAACCCATACGAGGCTGCTTCCACATGGCCTCTGTTGCTCGTGAAGGCGACTTACTTCCAATGCGGAGGCATGGCCATCGGAGTCTGCATCACTCACAAAATCGCCGACGCAGCCTCCATGTCGACTTTCATTCGGACTTGGTCTGCTGAGGCTCGAGGAGAGGCCGGGAACACGGTGATGGATCCTAAGTTTTCCGCAGCGAATTTTTACCCACCAGCCAATGATACCTATAAGCTTCCGGTGGACGAAAAAGCCAACAAGAGAAGCAGCATCACGAAGAGATTCGTCTTCGGTGCATCTAAGTTGGAAGAGCTCAGGACCAAAGCCACTAGTCCAGAATCCGCAGACATACCTACGCGCGTAGAGAGCGTCACTGCCCTTCTCTGGAAGTGCTTCGTCTTTGCTTCATCCTTAGACACTTGTGGTCGCAAAGTTCTGATCCAGCTCGCTGACTTGCGCTCCAAGCTACCGTCCCTTCTCCCAGAAAGCCTGATCGGGAACGTCATGTTCTCCTCTGTGGTATTAAGTACTGCTCAAGGGGAGGAAGTGAAAATTGAAGAGGCCACTAGAGACTTACGAAAGAAGAGGGAGGACTTGCAAACTATGATCCAAGACGAGGATGGTTCATCTTCGATGATCGGTTCTAAACTGGCGAATCTTATGCTCACTAATTATGCCCGGATGAGCTACGAGACACACGAGCCCTACACAGTGAGTAGCTGGTGCAGATTACCACTTTACGAGGCTAGCTTTGGATGGGGATACCCTGTTTGGGTTGTTGGAAATGTGGCTCCCACGTTTGAAAACATTGCCATGCTGATCGATTCCAAGGACGGACATGGGATTGAAGCTTTTGTCACGCTGCCTGAAGAGAACATGTCCTCGCTCGAGCAAAACTCGGAACTTCTCGCCTTTGCTTCCTTGAATCCTTGTGTCTTGGTCTAA